Below is a genomic region from Osmerus mordax isolate fOsmMor3 chromosome 22, fOsmMor3.pri, whole genome shotgun sequence.
AGTATAAAAAGAGTCTGTCATTGTAAAAGGTTTTGTGTAGATCATCATCTTTCATATCACTGTCCAAATCAAATATTAAACAggaaacataaaaaaacacatatacaaacagtcTTTACTACTAGGTAAGAAAGCCCTCCCTAACTTgccttcatcctccctctttcactccctccctccttccttcctctctctttctctttctctctttattgtcTACAGACGCAGAAGCAGGTAAGCAACACAATCTTTACATTCAAAAAATGTACCTACATATCATAAATCTTCCAGACCATACTGTAATTACAATATGTTAATGAGTCATAGAGGTTTGAAATAGTCTTTAGCTAAACACCTTCTGTCCACTCTAAGCTGGCCAAGCCTGTCAATAATACTGATAAGGCTTCCACAAAAGCAGTTGGGAAAGAGCTGGGCACAAGTGAATATTCCCTTTGTGGTAATGGTAGAGGTGTAGCAATGAAGGTGTGTGCAACTCTCATTCCTGGCATTCACTTGTGATAGGTGTGGACAAGCCCGCTCTGGAGAACTGCGATAAGTAAGTATATTTAACAATGCAGGTGAAGTATTCTCTTTGAGAAGTGAAAGCTGGTTTTGGTCCAGTACACAGATTTGATTAAACATATGGTTGTTGTAAGAACCCATGATTAAGCTTGTAATTATCAACGGAGGGGGAAATGTTACTGTATCATTAATACCACAATGTGGAGCAGGGAGCATGCCACCGCAGTATTCTAAGGTATTAGCTTCAGGCAACAATATGAGTGAAGGCATGTAGTCATGGAAAGTCAAGTGTCATCATTCCTTTCATTGAACTGATTGCTGAAGTGAatattcaaagtattccttaCATTGAACTCATAGCTGAGGTGTACATTCAACTCACAGGTTCAAAAGTGCTcctcaaataaataaacaatgaGGAAAAGGAAGATTCTGGTAGAGTAAGCGGTGTAATTTCATGCCATTAAGATAGTTCTTAATGTTCCTAATTCAACAACGACAAGAACAGACAAAACCATTGTGAAAGCGTTTCGATCCTTTCCTCATAACAGGATGTTGCCGCAAAAGTCTGGACCTAGGCACTTGTACCCATGCGTGATGTaattgttccctctctcttctcagaaGATATACATCTGACACAATGTCTTCAAGTCTCACCCAGTCTTCTTTCCCTTTGGATGTCCATGCCAACCGCTCGTCCCCCCCCGGGCCTAAGCCCAGCCCGGAGGATTGGCAAGCTGAGGCAGGCCGAGTGGTCCAGATGGTGGCCACCATCCTCATTTTTCTGGTAGGTGTGCCTAAAGCGCCATTCCTTCACCCTTGTTTGAACTGGTCGTCAGGATATGTGCACGTGCTGTAATCAATCAAACTGAATCTGATGGAGGTACTCCTTCGAATGTGACACAGATGACTTTGTTTGGTTTCCAGGTGGGCATACCCTTGAACGGGCTGGTGGTGTGGGCGTTGGCGTGGCGAGGCCGTCTGGAGCGGCGTGGGAGCAGGGGCGAGAGCAGAGGCGCCAACAGCTTCCGGGTGTACGTGGTGAACTTGGCCCTGGCCGACCTGGTGCTGCTGTTTAGGACGCCCCTGGCCCTGGGCTACCTGGCCCACGGCTACAGCTGGCCCTTCGGCGTTGCTTTCTGCAAGCTGGTGATTTTCCTGCGCTGCCTGGGTCTCTATGCCGCCGCCTTCTTGCTGTGCGCCGTGGCTCTGGAGCGCTGCCTGTGTCTGCTCCGGCCTGTCTGGGCAAGTCTCCGGCGACCGCGCTGGGCGGTGCCCCTGGCTTGTGGCCTCCTGTGGACTCTGGCCACCGCTCTGGCAGCGCCCTACTTCCACACCGCCACCTTAAAGGAGATGAACAGCACCCACCAGTGTTGGGATAGCGACGGGCCCAGTATGGGTCTGTTTGTTACCGAGACGGTGGCTGGCTTCATGCTGCCGCTGCTGGTCTTCCTGGGGAGTAACGTCGCCGTGCTGCTCTCTGCCAGACAGGCCGACACAGCCACGCCCACATCCTCGTCTTCACCAGCATCCACAGCCAGGATTCTCAGGCTGTACCGTGTGCTCTTCCTCACgatgctcctcttcctcacctgctGGGTGCCGTATTTCACCTGTCGATTCCTGCGGGCTCTGTCCGATGGGCGGCCAGAGCTGGCGGGGCTGTACAAAGCCTCGTTGAAGGCCACATACGTCTCTCTGTTCCTGGTCTATTTGAAAAGTGCCCTCAATCCCGTCCTGTACGTGTTCGCTGCCCGTGGGCTGGGCAAGGCCGTGAAGGCATCCCTCATCTCCACCATCGAGCGGGTGTTTGACGACTCAGAATCCATTCGTAGGAAGTCACTCCGGAGGGGTAACTCCCAGATCTAGCAGAACCTAGCTCCGCAACCCGAAAGCCTGAATCTTCTGTCCTCTGCACATTACACTCTGGATTACAAAGTTATATAAAGATGGTCTTGTGGACTATGTTACCCACTTCTGTGGGTAAATGCCTTTGAAGTTCTGCCCTACTGTTCACTGTGACCGGTCTACAATTTGTATTACTGAACAACTGAGCAGACCAAATGCAATATGGAATCTCCATGTTGACATAAGGCACCACATACTGAGTTACTAAAGAAGTGGACATTACCCAGGTCAACATAATAGACACTTTATTTCTTTCTGTGACACAAAACCAATGTGTTCAGATATCGGCACATGCTGAGCTGGAGAACACTGATTGTGGACACGACTTTCTGCATTAGTTGGAAACACGGATGCTCTTTTGCACCATCCATTTTCATTAATGTGTTGGATTAATCAATAAAAGCTGTATAAAATATCTATTAAACAAATATTTATGTTGTAATACTTGTTCCAAATTAAGTAATAGAAAAGAGTTAATATGTTTGAAGCCACATACAGACTGGGATGAATGATACAAGATATTACCAGATATTCAGTTGATCAAAGTGAACTAAATACATGTCTAACCTTCAACATTTGTAATACCATGGACTATTGGAAtgaattaaaataatttatcaAAAAGATTGGTGCCCTGGATTGGCAACTGAATCCAAACTGAAATTGGAATTGGCAGACTATCCACTATCAGAGGGTTAGGTCACACAGCCCCCGGTTAGCCATTGCTATTGGTCAGGTGtgaaggaggaggcaggagatggtcagtgtgtctgtgtacatgctTCATCAGAGCTGTGGTGTTCTGGATAGGGCCGTTCTGGAGTGCTGTCCCCAGCCGCAGGGCAGTGGTGCCCCTGTCGGCCTTGGGGATCAGGTCTAGCAGCTTCTCCTGTGGGAATGAGAGGATCAGGAATATGGAGGCCATTTTTAACAAGTCCATGTGAGGTTTTGTATAGTTTTTAACAACATTGTGGGAACCTACAAAATTCATGTTGCGGCATACAAGGTGTGAAATGaccttcctgttcctggtcTGAGCAAAGACAAGCCacttccttttcctctcaaCACTGACTGACAACCCAGATGTTTATCGGtattgcgtgtgtgcatgttagtGCTGAAGAAGCAGACCCTACCTGTAGGGTTGGTTGGCTGTCTTTGcgtgggggaagaggggggagattcAGGGCTGCTTTTTGAGACAACAGGACCTTAGATAACAGAACAAGTGTTTCTTCATTTCTGAAAATACATTATGCGAAGAAGTTATGTGCCTatctgtacatctgtgtgtgtgtgtgtgtgtacctcctggGCCGCCTCGTTTTCCTCCAGTTGCTGTCTCAGTTTATTACACTCGTGGTCCAGAGAGGCTGTTTGTTCCTCCATCTGCTCCAGGGTGTTGACCACAGCTCTCAGTTCCtccttgagacacacacacacacacacatactcagaaaGTATATCAGCACAGAAATGATGCTTCTCCTCTTTGCCCCTTCTCTCACCTCCAGTGTGGCCAACGTCTTCTTGCCCTGAGTGGACTTCTTGCTCTCTTCCTGGTGCTGGCGAGAGGCATGAACTATCTCTCCCCGTTTCTGGACAGGAACTGGGAGCTCCACACAACTGGCAAGGAACCTGGAACAGCGTGCTTACAGATTTAGTGTGTATGCAGTCTGGGTTTTGTAGATGAATGCGatagactgtgtgtttgtggtcactACAATTCCTCACCTTTTTTTCAGAGTGTTAAGATGTTTTTGTACTTCCTCTTTCTCAGTCCTTATCTTAGCTATAACAGACCTGAAGATAAGGGTTATCATCAGTCATTTTAGTTATTTACAAATGTACAGTAATGACTCCCTGCACTGGGCACTCACAGTATGGATAAGTCCAACATATTTTCCAAAGCTGTAATGGAGGATATAGACATGGGCTTCCAATTCTCCTGCCCTTTGACCTTCTTAGGGGCTGAAACTGCAAACGGAAGAAAAGCCAGCACACATTCCAAATGAGTCATGAGGATAGATTTGAGGTCACACCCGTTTACCAGCATTAACATCAGCAGGTCTCCTCCTCACTACCCACCTTTCCTCTTCTGTGGTTTAGTGTGCTTTACTTGATTGCTGGTCCCTGGCCTCTATTTGATGATGATACACAAACAAATATTTAACACAGTTGCATGTAATATTATTATAAACATAGCAGCTGTGGGATTTTATTGAAAGATTTTCACTTATGGGGTTCACCGTCTTACCAGAGGGTCTTTCTGATGACGCCGCTTCTCAGCTGGCTCCTTGCTTTTACTGTTCGGTGCCTGAGACGGGGGTCGTTGAGATCCTCGGGCAGGCTTCATTTTATCAGCTAGAAGCTCTAGGTCACAGAAAGTTccgaaatgtaggctatgcgTTGGTTCTAAGATAGCGTAGGTAGCAAATATTAGACAATtcgagatagctagctagcaagctggcTAACGTTAAAGCAAGTTTGTAAAAAAGAGGGTTAAACAACCAACAGTTAGCTAGCTTAGTAAGAGACTCACATGTTATGTATCTAAACGCTAAACCTAGCACGTCACACCTGTTCTTTCAATCGCACTGCAATATACTTCTCAATTTCACAAGTGTGGTGCTGATTATTTGAGAGATGTTTGCAAGCGAGTAGCAGCAGACCCAGTTTCGCGGTAAAGTGCAGTTCAATTTTGAAAGGTTGCGCATGCGCGCACAAGTGCGGCTCCACATTTCGGACATGATGAGAATGACAAAGCAGTAAAGGACAGCACGTGTTTCCATATGCTTCTGTTGATTCGTTGCAGCGCCCCAGCGTCACTAAAAAATTGAAAAGGCATCTACTTTTTTTTTCGTCCCAGAAAACAACATTCAAATCCCAAACTCGTTGCCGTACATTGTCTCATCCCCTAGAGTAGATCATAATGACATGGCTCTATCCTCCCTCAATCCCTGGGACCGTCTCAATAATACCATACTATTTAGTATGCAAGAAAAAAATGTGTTATGTCCCAATACAAAGTATGTCAAATACAGTATGCCGAATGTGCATATGTGATAGCACACTTCTGATCAGTGTGTGAATCACATACCATTTTTATTACAACGATCAAGTCCCCACACAATAAATGTTTTTACATGTTTATTTTCTTTAGTAACAAAACAAAATTGAGCTGGACCAGCTCAGATTCATCGCCACAAATGAAGATGGACCATGTTCCTGACTGAGACCGGTCTTCTTCCATGGTGGATAGACACATGTCCACAGATCACAAGTAGCAATAGTTTGACTTTAGTAGTCAAGGGCAAATTCTCTGGTATTCCAGAGTCCATTCACAGTCCACCTGTATGTGAATATACACTGTCTTTGCAGGGTTTTACAACTCAGACCCTACCAGGGTTGTGAAACTTTCCGGTGAAGCGTCCATTGTTTTTCAAGTCGAGGGGGCTCAGTACCTTCCTTATGCCCAACATGTTGGAGCGGGCAATTTCCTGGAAGGTCCAGGGGTTCTGGTTGTTCTGCaccatctctgcctcctccttcttcatgGCTTCCAGGGTTTCCCTGCTCATCACCTAGACGAGAACATAGACAATGGAATGAAGAAGCGTCTGGACTTAATCCAATTCTACatcaacaataaataaaaaaaaactgtaaatggaATTCATCTCCCAAAAGATGGAGATTCACCTCTAACACCACTGAGCCACTAGACTAATCTTTACCTTGGCAGGAAAGGGCAACTTTTTAGCAACCTCCTTCAGAATAGGCTCTACCTCTCCCAGCTCTAGCCTGCCCCCGACCTCCACAATCAGGCGGCCATATTTCACTGGGGTCACGTAGTGGTCGATAGCTCCCTTGCCCCCACCCATGCGTTGTCCCAGGCCCTTGCGAGTGATGGGCTTGTAGGGGGCAAAGACGCGCCAGCGGGCAAAAGTGGTGCGGGGATCCATCCGCCGGTTAATAGTCAGACGCATCATCTCCAGGTGGCCCCAGTGGAGGTACCCCCCTCCCAAGGCCTGAGCAAAGGGAGAAGAAAGAATGCATCATATGTGGTTTGCATTTACCAATGATTTCGGCATCTGTACCAGCTACCAATATTCAGCCTTCGCACGCATACATACCACTATGGCATATTGGCCTTTTGAGAAGGTGCTTGCTCCTTTAGTAGGACCCTGGATATCCCGGAgcttcttcatctctttcttaGCCTTTTTCAAGTTAGGCACCTTGTTCATGAACTTGAGTTTGGGTCGTTCAGGAAGCACTACAtctagagggggagggagaaaggggtcaTGGATTTGGCCCAGAGTCCAGAGTAATGTAGCAAAAAATGAAGAGTGCCAATATGGAGCCAGCAACCTTGACTAGCATTGCTTATGACGGACAAGAACGTACCACGTTGTTTTTACCAACGTGTTGGTAACCCATATTTCTAGTAATATGGTAATGATATAAGGTTCTTGCTGTGTCTAACTTAGATTTACTGTGAGTAAGTGGGTGGGAGGGACCAATGGAGCTATATTAGAAAAGTGTAGATTACCGCTGTAGTCAGGTGGAATCTCGTACGTCTTCATCCCGACCGAGAGAACCTTCAAGTGATTTTGCAGAGCACCTGTACAATGTGTGACACAATATGCCAATACACCAACCACACTTTTAGAACACATTCCCAAAATATAGTATTGATTTTATCATGTCGGTTTACAGTAACGGTATCGTTAGCATAGTTGACTTTGGTTAAGTACAAGCTAGCTAGTAGTTCTAACGTTATAAGCGTTAACATTGACTAGACTTTAGATAACTACCTTGGAGCCCCGCAATCCTACCAGCTGTATTGGTCACTCCGCAAATAGCGGATTTGATCAAGGAAATCATGTCTTcaccttttttttaaaggtgatCAAATCAGACTACTGTTTAAATTATTCTATGAACCATCTCCAGCTAATAACGACTGTTTATAGACAAGAATCACGCATTGTACAAGGTCGCGACCATTCCGAGTATGATCAACATCCGGTACGCTTATGAAACTACGCCGTGTAGGAACAATTTCATAGAAACCCTAACTCCTTTCTTGATGCACAACTAGATCTAGTTTTTGTTGAACATTTCTAAGAAAATGATTTATTCAAGAATAGTAGTTTTCCTTGTTCCTCATGGAATGATGCCATATTAAAACAAAGGATTACAAAGACTTGTCTAGTCTGACCGACTCAACTCTAGTCGGTGATGTGCCAATTTGACCATGGCAGTGGGGTTGGGGAAGTGATTGCACATTGTATGCAGCTTGTTTCAGCTTGCTAAATTGAAGAAATTTGAGCAATAAATAAGTGCCTCAACTTGCTTTTATTTGCATTAGGCACAAAAAGAGTTTAACAGTGCTTTGCATGTCCTTTCTTTAGGTGATGGATAGAGAAGAAATGAAAGAACAGTCGGTCCCTTCCCTTCCATACTACTTCTCCGATAATGGACATCTGCTTCACACAGACTCCAATGATCCTTATGTGTATCGGTTCAAACGTGGTGATCCTGAGGCTAACCAGAAAGAGGATCAGGCTTTGTGTTTCTTCATCACCCATCATGTCCAACGGCTAATGGAGGAGAACTTCACCCTCCACAGGTTCTATCTCCCAACTGAGCCTCTAACTGAAGGCCTCAGTCAGGGCTTTGTATACCTGAGCTCTGGAGCTCTAGAACACCCAGACAAACTGCTGGTGCTGATCCAGGACCAGGGCACCGTGCAGTGTGGGCTGTggaactggagggcagtggcccATGAGGGTGTGGAGAAGGGCAGCCAGATCCCCTATGTACAGAGAGCCCTTGAGGAGTCTTACTCAGTGCTGTTGATGAACCCAAATGAAAATGGTAATAATGACAGAGAGGAATCAGCCAGTTGGCATGTGCACAGCGTGTGGGACCACCTCCTCACGCACTGCGTTGACCAGCGCATTGTTGTGGTTGCCCATGGATATGGTGGACTGGCCTTTGTAGATTTGCTATGTCGGCGTTCACAGGAGGTGCAGCAGAAGGTGTGGGCTGTGGCTTTCCTTGACTCCTCCCACAACATGTGGCACCAGCCATTAAGGGACGAGGCACGTGATTGGCTGCAGAGCTGTTCAAGGCGGTGGGTACCGAGTTCAAAGCCTCTGAACCAGAATGTAGGTTCCATTAAAGCGGGGGGGCTGCAAGTGTCTGCTGGGACCCAGAGCCAACGCACTGTACCTGCAGTCTGCATGGAATCAGTGTTCCAGTTCTTCTCCAAGAAGCTGCAGCCCATACCTCCCACAGCCTTCAGTATTGTCACCAGGAGCAGGAGTCTGGGGCAGGGCATCAGCACACCTAACGCTTGATCTTAAATAGACACCTACAAGCCTGGACCCCAATCCAGTTTAAGACTCGAGAATCATGAAGTATAGCCTCATAATAATCCTCAACTGATTCTT
It encodes:
- the LOC136966277 gene encoding C3a anaphylatoxin chemotactic receptor, coding for MSSSLTQSSFPLDVHANRSSPPGPKPSPEDWQAEAGRVVQMVATILIFLVGIPLNGLVVWALAWRGRLERRGSRGESRGANSFRVYVVNLALADLVLLFRTPLALGYLAHGYSWPFGVAFCKLVIFLRCLGLYAAAFLLCAVALERCLCLLRPVWASLRRPRWAVPLACGLLWTLATALAAPYFHTATLKEMNSTHQCWDSDGPSMGLFVTETVAGFMLPLLVFLGSNVAVLLSARQADTATPTSSSSPASTARILRLYRVLFLTMLLFLTCWVPYFTCRFLRALSDGRPELAGLYKASLKATYVSLFLVYLKSALNPVLYVFAARGLGKAVKASLISTIERVFDDSESIRRKSLRRGNSQI
- the cenpq gene encoding centromere protein Q is translated as MKPARGSQRPPSQAPNSKSKEPAEKRRHQKDPLRPGTSNQVKHTKPQKRKVSAPKKVKGQENWKPMSISSITALENMLDLSILSVIAKIRTEKEEVQKHLNTLKKRFLASCVELPVPVQKRGEIVHASRQHQEESKKSTQGKKTLATLEEELRAVVNTLEQMEEQTASLDHECNKLRQQLEENEAAQEVLLSQKAALNLPPLPPRKDSQPTLQEKLLDLIPKADRGTTALRLGTALQNGPIQNTTALMKHVHRHTDHLLPPPSHLTNSNG
- the mrpl16 gene encoding 39S ribosomal protein L16, mitochondrial — translated: MISLIKSAICGVTNTAGRIAGLQGALQNHLKVLSVGMKTYEIPPDYSDVVLPERPKLKFMNKVPNLKKAKKEMKKLRDIQGPTKGASTFSKGQYAIVALGGGYLHWGHLEMMRLTINRRMDPRTTFARWRVFAPYKPITRKGLGQRMGGGKGAIDHYVTPVKYGRLIVEVGGRLELGEVEPILKEVAKKLPFPAKVMSRETLEAMKKEEAEMVQNNQNPWTFQEIARSNMLGIRKVLSPLDLKNNGRFTGKFHNPGRV
- the si:ch73-41e3.7 gene encoding cotranscriptional regulator ARB2A homolog; the protein is MDREEMKEQSVPSLPYYFSDNGHLLHTDSNDPYVYRFKRGDPEANQKEDQALCFFITHHVQRLMEENFTLHRFYLPTEPLTEGLSQGFVYLSSGALEHPDKLLVLIQDQGTVQCGLWNWRAVAHEGVEKGSQIPYVQRALEESYSVLLMNPNENGNNDREESASWHVHSVWDHLLTHCVDQRIVVVAHGYGGLAFVDLLCRRSQEVQQKVWAVAFLDSSHNMWHQPLRDEARDWLQSCSRRWVPSSKPLNQNVGSIKAGGLQVSAGTQSQRTVPAVCMESVFQFFSKKLQPIPPTAFSIVTRSRSLGQGISTPNA